One stretch of Ammospiza nelsoni isolate bAmmNel1 chromosome 21, bAmmNel1.pri, whole genome shotgun sequence DNA includes these proteins:
- the ASPA gene encoding aspartoacylase isoform X2, producing MGCPCARVRRVGLFGGTHGNELSGVLLVRHWQQDGAEIQRAGVQVKPFLTNPRAVERCTSRPVVEDIPYEVRRAQEINHIFGPKGSDDAYDLIFDLHNTTSNMGGTIILENSRDDFTIQMVHYIKNALAPEPCPALLIEHPSLKYATTRSVAKHPVGVEVGPQPQGVARADVLEKMRKIVKHGLDFVQLFNEGKEFPPCTIEVFKIMEKVDYPRNKNGEIIAIIHPKLQDQDWQPLKNGDPQFLTLDGEVIPYQGDCTVYPTFINEAAYYEKKQAFVKTEKIKLTAKHLRLSVSEQSTS from the exons ATGGGCTGCCCGTGTGCCCGGGTGAGGCGGGTCGGGCTCTTCGGGGGCACTCACGGCAATGAATTATCGGGGGTGCTGCTGGtcaggcactggcagcaggatggagccGAGATCCAGAGGGCAGGAGTGCAGGTGAAACCATTCCTCACCAaccccagggctgtggagaGGTGCACCAG CAGGCCAGTGGTGGAAGATATTCCATATGAAGTGAGGAGGGCTCAGGAAATCAATCATATATTTGGTCCCAAAGGTAGTGATGATGCCTATGACCTTATTTTTGACCTTCACAACACCACTTCTAACATGGGTGGTACCATTATTCTTGAAAACTCCAGGGATGACTTTACAATTCAAATGGTTCATTATATCAAG AACGCTTTGGCTCCAGAaccttgtcctgctctgctgattGAACATCCCAGCCTGAAATATGCAACAACTCGCTCTGTGGCAAAACATCCTGTTG GTGTCGAGGTGGGGCCCCAGCCACAAGGTGTTGCTAGAGCTGATGTTTTAGAGAAAATGAGGAAGATTGTCAAACATGGCCTTGATTTTGTGCAACTTTTTAATGAAG GCAAAGAATTTCCACCATGTACAATcgaggtttttaaaataatggagAAAGTAGATTATCCCAGGAATAAGAATGGTGAAATTATTGCAATAATTCATCCTAAACTACAG GATCAAGACTGGCAGCCACTGAAGAATGGTGATCCTCAATTTTTAACTCTTGATGGAGAAGTAATTCCATATCAGGGGGACTGTACAGTCTATCCAACATTTATTAATGAAGCTGCATATTATGAAAAGAAACAAGCTTTtgtaaaaacagagaaaatcaAACTCACTGCAAAACACCTCAGGTTGTCAGTCTCAGAGCAGAGCACTTCTTAA
- the SPATA22 gene encoding spermatogenesis-associated protein 22, translated as MKRSLADTPARSTAGCLPVPLFNQKKRTRQPLTSNPLRNEPDTGSGTRSYDFSPSSFGWGIANPEVDELQKAANSGQAEHPMAPSLMKPPNASKFHLANAGKNVSACRNRSEYAPLGKTANSRSDNGTSQKFETFPSSLKTVQQQNHPDSHNPSQLIKTDTAKGKWPVKPNTVARNLQDQSPAYKFNYKTQQNKMNENQFGCVPEDKSQEISSSQVKTKIKKNSLRILSAVIQSVRHWSQYAYKTALLFEVLGTLDSAVTPGAYGAKNFLLRDGKETLPCVFYEIDRELPRLIRGRVHRCMGTYDAKKNIFKCVSVRPATAQEQNTFQDFVKVADVEMTAYVKTMNEM; from the exons atgaaaaggagTTTAGCTGACACACCGGCTCGGAGCACAGCAG gttGTCTGCCTGTACCACTGttcaatcagaaaaaaagaactaGACAGCCCCTCACTTCAAATCCACTTAGAAATGAACCAGACACTGGTTCTGGGACTCGTAGTTATGACTTCTCTCCCTCATCATTCG GCTGGGGAATTGCAAACCCAGAAGTGGATgaactgcagaaagcagcaaacaGTGG CCAAGCAGAACATCCGATGGCTCCTTCCCTTATGAAACCACCAAATGCATCAAAGTTTCATTTAGCAAATGCTGGAAAAAACGTGTCTGCCTGCAG GAACAGAAGTGAATATGCTCCTTTAGGTAAAACAGCAAATTCAAGATCTGATAATGGAACTTCTCAGAAGTTTGAGACCTTTCCAAGCAGTTTGAAAACTGTCCAGCAGCAAAACCACCCTGACAGTCATAACCCATCCCAGCTCATCAAAACAGACACAGCCAAAGGAAAGTGGCCAGTGAAACCCAACACTGTGGCAAGAAATCTGCAGGATCAGAGTCCAGCATATAAATTTAACTACAAAactcagcaaaataaaatgaatgaaaaCCAGTTTGGCTGTGTCCCAGAAGACAAAAGTCAG gaaatttcatcATCTCAAgtgaaaactaaaataaaaaagaattcttTGCGAATCCTGTCTGCAGTCATTCAGAGTGTGAGGCACTGGAGCCAGTATGCCTATAAAACTGCACTGCTGTTTGAAGTTTTAG GCACACTGGATTCTGCAGTCACACCTGGAGCGTATGGAGCAAAGAACTTTCTTCTGAGAGATGGAAAGGAGACCCTGCCTTGTGTGTTTTATGAAATT GACCGTGAGCTTCCACGACTCATTAGAGGTCGAGTGCACAGGTGCATGGGAACCTATGATgcaaaaaagaacattttcaagTGCGTCTCTGTAAGACCAGCAACTGCTCAAGAACAGAACACTTTCCAAGACTTTGTTAAAGTTGCAGATGTTGAGATGACAGCATATGTAAAAACTATGaatgaaatgtaa
- the ASPA gene encoding aspartoacylase isoform X1: MGCPCARVRRVGLFGGTHGNELSGVLLVRHWQQDGAEIQRAGVQVKPFLTNPRAVERCTRYIDCDLNRVFDPESLGRPVVEDIPYEVRRAQEINHIFGPKGSDDAYDLIFDLHNTTSNMGGTIILENSRDDFTIQMVHYIKNALAPEPCPALLIEHPSLKYATTRSVAKHPVGVEVGPQPQGVARADVLEKMRKIVKHGLDFVQLFNEGKEFPPCTIEVFKIMEKVDYPRNKNGEIIAIIHPKLQDQDWQPLKNGDPQFLTLDGEVIPYQGDCTVYPTFINEAAYYEKKQAFVKTEKIKLTAKHLRLSVSEQSTS; this comes from the exons ATGGGCTGCCCGTGTGCCCGGGTGAGGCGGGTCGGGCTCTTCGGGGGCACTCACGGCAATGAATTATCGGGGGTGCTGCTGGtcaggcactggcagcaggatggagccGAGATCCAGAGGGCAGGAGTGCAGGTGAAACCATTCCTCACCAaccccagggctgtggagaGGTGCACCAGGTACATTGACTGTGATCTCAACCGGGTTTTTGACCCCGAGAGCCTTGG CAGGCCAGTGGTGGAAGATATTCCATATGAAGTGAGGAGGGCTCAGGAAATCAATCATATATTTGGTCCCAAAGGTAGTGATGATGCCTATGACCTTATTTTTGACCTTCACAACACCACTTCTAACATGGGTGGTACCATTATTCTTGAAAACTCCAGGGATGACTTTACAATTCAAATGGTTCATTATATCAAG AACGCTTTGGCTCCAGAaccttgtcctgctctgctgattGAACATCCCAGCCTGAAATATGCAACAACTCGCTCTGTGGCAAAACATCCTGTTG GTGTCGAGGTGGGGCCCCAGCCACAAGGTGTTGCTAGAGCTGATGTTTTAGAGAAAATGAGGAAGATTGTCAAACATGGCCTTGATTTTGTGCAACTTTTTAATGAAG GCAAAGAATTTCCACCATGTACAATcgaggtttttaaaataatggagAAAGTAGATTATCCCAGGAATAAGAATGGTGAAATTATTGCAATAATTCATCCTAAACTACAG GATCAAGACTGGCAGCCACTGAAGAATGGTGATCCTCAATTTTTAACTCTTGATGGAGAAGTAATTCCATATCAGGGGGACTGTACAGTCTATCCAACATTTATTAATGAAGCTGCATATTATGAAAAGAAACAAGCTTTtgtaaaaacagagaaaatcaAACTCACTGCAAAACACCTCAGGTTGTCAGTCTCAGAGCAGAGCACTTCTTAA